One segment of Anopheles stephensi strain Indian chromosome 3, UCI_ANSTEP_V1.0, whole genome shotgun sequence DNA contains the following:
- the LOC118511848 gene encoding proteasome subunit alpha type-4: MARRYDSRTTIFSPEGRLYQVEYAMEAISHAGTSLGILAKDGILLAAERRNTNKLLDNVIFSEKIYKLNDDMVCSVAGITSDANVLTNLLRVIAQRYQLNYGEAMPCEQLVSHLCDVKQAYTQYGGKRPFGVSILYMGWDKHYGYQLYQSDPSGNYGGWKATCIGNNSAAAVSALKQELSDSDISLAQAQDLAVKVLSKTLDMTKLTSEKIEMAVLTRENNKTVIKILSSTEVDGLIAKYEKAEAEAEAAKKEKLGQKS; the protein is encoded by the exons ATG GCTCGTCGTTATGATTCCAGAACTACTATTTTCTCGCCGGAAGGTCGATTGTACCAGGTCGAGTATGCTATGGAAGCCATTTCACACGCGGGTACCTCGCTTGGCATTCTGGCAAAGGATGGAATACTGTTGGCAGCCGAGCGtcgcaacacaaacaaactgtTGGACAATGTAATCTTCTCCGAGAAGATCTACAAATTGAACGA TGATATGGTGTGCTCGGTGGCCGGCATTACCTCCGATGCGAACGTCCTTACTAATCTGCTGCGAGTTATCGCGCAACGGTACCAGCTGAACTATGGGGAGGCTATGCCCTGCGAACAGCTTGTATCGCACCTGTGTGATGTGAAGCAGGCGTACACGCAGTACGGTGGTAAGCGGCCTTTTGGAGTGTCCATCCTCTACATGGGATGGGATAAGCACTACGGATACCAGCTGTACCAGTCGGACCCCAGTGGAAACTATGGTGGATGGAAAGCCACCTGCATCGGCAACAATTCGGCG GCCGCCGTTTCCGCCCTAAAACAGGAGCTGAGCGATAGCGACATCAGTTTAGCGCAGGCACAGGATCTGGCCGTTAAGGTACTGTCCAAAACCCTGGACATGACCAAGCTTACGTCGGAGAAAA TTGAAATGGCTGTTCTTACCCGTGAAAATAACAAGACGGTCATTAAAATTTTGTCCAGCACTGAGGTGGATGGACTAATTGCAAAATACGAGAAGGCAGAGGCTGAAGCGGAAGCCGCCAAGAAGGAGAAGCTGGGTCAAAAATCATAA
- the LOC118511847 gene encoding protein immune deficiency isoform X1, with the protein MVKISNIIGTLFHKNAPSKLETDAAPLPPRRKADTQEEGPPTAAPPPGNFPNPDVALVPALQNLALVPNGSPNSLELSSGENHTPPATVVNNVQHNTLSVPQTSISNTTGMQVYQIRNATNLHIGNNYTYNTAVVENGASTSGSAAGTSSGVKWANLRLSNTISQMMQSPDEVDTEMIDTVARHLGYEWKSFARKLEYSEGQIDAFEADNSTLAEQIYSFVLDWTRNDDEPTLGRLVTLLWDNKHKETVYYIKQVWKRRKQESRANRS; encoded by the exons atggtgaaaatttcaaacataaTAGGAACACTCTTCCACAAAAATGCGCCATCCAAGCTTGAAACGGATGCGGCTCCGCTGCCACCTCGTCGAAAAGCAGATACGCAGGAAGAAGGGCCACCAacggcagcaccaccaccagggaATTTCCCAAATCCAGACGTAGCGTTAGTGCCGGCGCTACAAAACTTGGCCCTCGTGCCTAATGGGTCGCCGAATTCGTTGGAGCTAAGCTCGGGCGAGAATCACACTCCACCGGCGACGGTAGTGAACAATGTGCAGCACAACACACTCTCAGTCCCGCAAACATCCATTTCCAACACGACCGGAATGCAGGTGTATCAGATAAGGAACGCGACCAATCTACACATCGGCAACAACTACACGTACAATACTGCcgtggtggaaaatggtgcttCAACGAGTGGCTCTGCGGCAGGTACTTCGTCCGGTGTGAAATGGGCCAACTTGCGGCTGTCGAATACTATATCACAAATGATGCAAAGCCCGGACGAGGTGGACACGGAAATGATCGACACGGTGGCCCGTCACTTGGGTTACGAGTGGAAAAGTTTCGCGCGCAAGCTAGAATACTCCGAGGGACAGATCGATGCCTTTGAGGCTGACAACAGTACATTGGCTGAG CAAATCTATAGTTTTGTGTTGGATTGGACACGGAACGATGATGAACCAACGCTCGGTCGGCTTGTTACGCTGCTGTGGGACAACAAGCACAAGGAAACAGTATACTACATCAAACAGGTGTGGAAAAGACGCAAACAGGAGAGCCGTGCTAATCGGAGTTAG
- the LOC118511847 gene encoding protein immune deficiency isoform X2: MVKISNIIGTLFHKNAPSKLETDAAPLPPRRKADTQEEGPPTAAPPPGNFPNPDVALVPALQNLALVPNGSPNSLELSSGENHTPPATVVNNVQHNTLSVPQTSISNTTGMQVYQIRNATNLHIGNNYTYNTAVVENGASTSGSAAGTSSGVKWANLRLSNTISQMMQSPDEVDTEMIDTVARHLGYEWKSFARKLEYSEGQIDAFEADNSTLAEFCVGLDTER; the protein is encoded by the exons atggtgaaaatttcaaacataaTAGGAACACTCTTCCACAAAAATGCGCCATCCAAGCTTGAAACGGATGCGGCTCCGCTGCCACCTCGTCGAAAAGCAGATACGCAGGAAGAAGGGCCACCAacggcagcaccaccaccagggaATTTCCCAAATCCAGACGTAGCGTTAGTGCCGGCGCTACAAAACTTGGCCCTCGTGCCTAATGGGTCGCCGAATTCGTTGGAGCTAAGCTCGGGCGAGAATCACACTCCACCGGCGACGGTAGTGAACAATGTGCAGCACAACACACTCTCAGTCCCGCAAACATCCATTTCCAACACGACCGGAATGCAGGTGTATCAGATAAGGAACGCGACCAATCTACACATCGGCAACAACTACACGTACAATACTGCcgtggtggaaaatggtgcttCAACGAGTGGCTCTGCGGCAGGTACTTCGTCCGGTGTGAAATGGGCCAACTTGCGGCTGTCGAATACTATATCACAAATGATGCAAAGCCCGGACGAGGTGGACACGGAAATGATCGACACGGTGGCCCGTCACTTGGGTTACGAGTGGAAAAGTTTCGCGCGCAAGCTAGAATACTCCGAGGGACAGATCGATGCCTTTGAGGCTGACAACAGTACATTGGCTGAG TTTTGTGTTGGATTGGACACGGAACGATGA
- the LOC118511845 gene encoding GPI ethanolamine phosphate transferase 2 — MNARNDHIALYTFVVFLFSFSLFCYGFFPLSFSPSTKASFDELPQSIGNVSFNGTDYKPRISRAILMVIDALRMDFVLQEDNFQFLNQLLGDGKACLYRLQVHPPTVTMPRIKAMTSGAIPSFLDVILNLGSPEMKLDTFLYQMKQRQQKTVFYGDNTWTNMFPDAFHRRGENTDSLYVNDFYKGDRNITKLLNMELQMYDWKLMILHYLGLDHIGHVEGPFSDKVPGKLREMDKVIKTIHQTMDKWKQKYYTKPLLIITGDHGMRDSGGHGGSTLPETHVPLVIVSDQCAKSEDTFLQIDLAPTMSILMGVAIPYASIGSTIDPALKMLHRREMLYALYYNTQRLATKVETILRDKFKRTEVHKSFEEAIELHQVFLKDTTDTSAYKRALLLYSSVSKELTRLLISSYIRYDIVFIVIGTVMSLVCAAIAVTQLLQDANASALSLQPKLFPSINCMLLSFLLLKLLSFEKESSQEPTHSFHAALVSLSVVFFTLWVILSHLLKGMSAHAFGSSFLSTFVWCGVTFHCVSLASSSFVEEEHQTWYYLTSSIMVLLTLKQVGVMNSTIAMISKHTKTDASLIEVCKEERVIFCAASIAFLCLHVAVRRFNQTGDKWQHVPDVGDWLSKDEHKVWLSLTLFVGLCYLVYQICYMAGLLTTVLSMTACMLIYYYRAASGTVSIFGLSASNSSFCLTIFWINLAEIFFIGFLPMVYRALVSRATQRRTGELYNNCIIIVALLAALLHKPHNVLLVGTLMATSRFLTERIERTADDRYGSVMLKVISHYWLGKTFYFYQGNSNSLATIDLNAGYVGLTSFSIVRVGLFLTLHTFSGPILSFLLLLHNLFSENERDVSRQERKPLATYNAKEKMLMLINAITMVPVSFFLVVATVLRDHIFVWTVFSPKIIYEYFTVWLVLMQVILVLVLLPKTLSSAV; from the exons ATGAACGCCCGGAACGATCACATAGCGTTGTACACTTttgtggtgtttttgttttcctttagtttgttttgctaCGGCTTTTTCCCACTCTCGTTTTCGCCCTCAACCAAAGCCTCCTTCGACGAGCTACCTCAAAGCATCGGAAATGTTAG CTTCAATGGCACCGACTACAAACCACGAATATCGCGTGCTATCTTGATGGTGATAGACGCCCTGCGTATGGACTTTGTGCTGCAGGAAGACAACTTCCAGTTTCTGAACCAGCTGCTCGGCGATGGAAAAGCCTGCCTGTACCGTCTGCAGGTCCATCCGCCGACCGTAACCATGCCGCGAATCAAAGCGATGACTTCCGGTGCCATCCCTAGCTTCCTGGACGTGATTCTCAACCTGGGAAGCCCGGAAATGAAGCTGGACACCTTCCTGTACCAGAtgaagcagcggcagcagaaGACGGTGTTCTACGGTGATAATACGTGGACGAACATGTTTCCGGACGCGTTTCATCGGCGGGGCGAAAATACAGATTCGCTGTATGTAAACGATTTTTATAAG GGTGACCGAAACATTACAAAGTTGCTGAACATGGAGCTGCAGATGTACGATTGGAAGCTTATGATTCTCCACTACCTTGGATTGGACCACATTGGACACGTGGAGGGTCCGTTCAGTGATAAAGTGCCAGGAAAGTTGCGGGAAATGGATAAGGTTATCAAAACCATCCACCAGACCATGGACAAATgg AAACAAAAGTATTACACCAAACCGTTACTCATCATTACCGGTGACCATGGTATGCGTGATTCCGGTGGACACGGTGGCTCAACGCTCCCGGAAACGCATGTACCGCTCGTGATAGTAAGCGATCAGTGTGCGAAAAGCGAAGACACATTCCTGCAGATCGATCTAGCGCCCACCATGTCCATACTGATGGGTGTTGCCATACCGTACGCTTCGATCGGTTCCACCATCGATCCCGCACTGAAGATGTTACATCGAAGAGAAATGCTTTACGCGCTGTACTACAACACGCAAAGACTGGCCACCAAGGTGGAGACGATTTTAAGGGATAAGTTTAAGCGAACTG aGGTACACAAATCGTTCGAGGAGGCGATAGAGCTGCACCAAGTGTTTTTAAAGGACACCACCGACACTTCCGCCTACAAACGCGCTCTGCTGCTCTACAGCTCGGTGTCGAAAGAGCTAACGCGGCTGCTGATTTCTAGCTACATACGGTACGACATCGTGTTCATCGTTATCGGCACGGTAATGTCGCTGGTATGCGCGGCCATCGCAGTCACGCAGCTGCTGCAGGATGCAAATGCGTCCGCTTTGTCCTTGCAACCGAAGCTATTTCCCAGCATCAACTGTATGCTGCTGAGCTTTCTACTGCTCAAGCTGCTATCGTTTGAAAAGGAATCATCCCAAGAGCCAACGCACTCCTTCCATGCGGCGCTAGTCTCGTTGTCCGTTGTATTTTTTACCCTTTGGGTAATATTGTCCCATTTGCTTAAAGGTATGAGCGCACATGCGTTCGGTTCATCATTTCTGTCCACCTTCGTTTGGTGTGGTGTAACATTCCATTGCGTTTCGCTCGCAAGTAGCTCTTTCGTCGAGGAAGAACATCAAACCTGGTACTATCTTACCAGCAGCATCATGGTACTGCTTACCCTGAAGCAGGTGGGCGTCATGAACAGTACGATCGCCATGATttccaaacacaccaaaaccGATGCATCGTTGATTGAGGTGTGCAAGGAGGAGCGGGTCATCTTCTGTGCCGCCTCGATAGCGTTCCTTTGCCTTCACGTGGCGGTGCGTCGCTTCAATCAAACGGGGGACAAGTGGCAGCATGTGCCCGATGTGGGCGATTGGCTATCAAAGGACGAGCACAAAGTTTGGCTGAGCTTGACTTTGTTCGTCGGGTTGTGCTACCTGGTGTATCAGATCTGCTACATGGCAGGGCTGCTAACCACCGTACTGTCTATGACTGCGTGCATGCTGATCTACTACTACCGTGCTGCATCCGGCACGGTGAGCATCTTCGGGCTAAGTGCTTCCAA CTCCTCCTTTTGTCTAACGATATTTTGGATCAATCTGGCGGAAATATTCTTTATCGGGTTTTTGCCAATGGTGTACCGGGCGCTTGTAAGCCGCGCCACGCAAAGGCGCACCGGTGAGCTGTACAATAACTGCATCATCATTGTTGCGCTGCTGGCCGCCTTACTGCACAAACCGCACAATGTGCTGCTGGTTGGCACACTGATGGCTACGAGCAGATTCCTCACCGAGCGCATCGAACGTACCGCAGACGATAGGTACGGTAGCGTAATGCTGAAAGTGATCAGCCACTATTGGCTGGGGAAAACATTCTACTTCTATCAG GGCAACTCTAACAGTTTGGCCACCATCGATCTCAATGCGGGATACGTGGGACTGACCAGCTTCAGCATTGTTCGCGTTGGATTGTTCCTCACGCTGCACACCTTCAGCGGACCTATTTTAagcttcctgctgctgcttcataACCTTTTCTCGGAAAATGAACGGGATGTTAG CCGACAGGAACGGAAACCGTTGGCAACGTACAACGCGAAGGAGAAAATGCTAATGCTGATAAACGCAATTACTATGGTGCCCGTGAGTTTTTTCCTAGTGGTAGCGACCGTGCTGCGCGATCACATATTCGTTTGGaccgttttttcccccaagaTCATCTACGAGTACTTCACCGTGTGGTTGGTACTGATGCAGGTAATTCTAgtcctggtgctgctgccaaAAACATTAAGCTCAGCTGTGTGA
- the LOC118511846 gene encoding origin recognition complex subunit 1: protein MPRKLQHNNNKFTSPITWVGKQYHPDINSVKLQFSAFYSKCIFGALTLEVGNYVLVSDMDAAEPDSVDGCDVARIVHMYEVLNTDCTNMDPCRAIVEWYSRPSALPGKINNDENYAFDPREVIADARFSPDISIETIFSLCCVVHVSPQVNVKELQLLKPSPNCPTFFARYKLVKSTGRRWNLDPLIQKPGAAVSPRKRRSMYDRSNVATTEAPKTPKLKLTRTKSMENMAILTPQQKSKLLEDRWAVKIVDVKRNIDDVADILSEIDISDNEVKKTPSRQAKGRRSSMHLRLNANLNTYASNSGTEDECLNYSIVRDDVANEQHIKIKLRLSENQKNPETPRSLRKRLPSSSSSVSHEHVSPPKCRKSLLPSDTEHASTPTGRSHRKSILKTPNTTGLQHAGTPKRNIQLSNIVEECANGRRVSRVLKLSPKKPDSESEPMDEPKTPKRSSRASLAASSATKSTPKSASKMKLIRDGTIKPAIHSRDAPLDNQMNELAIARERLHVSATPASLPCREKEYEEIYNFLEGKIFDGCGGCMYISGVPGTGKTATTTAVIRALQHLSADEHIPRFEFIDINGMRLTEPRQAYVHIHRQLTGKTLAWEQAYNLLNKRFTTKAPRRTTTVLLVDELDILCNKRQDVVYNLLNWPTMPTAQLIVVTIANTMDLPERLLKGKISSRLGLTRLTFQPYNFRQLQEIVMARLVGMSSFNSDAVQLVARKVAAVSGDARRALDICRRATELADDQARKTDQAVTVSMTHVTQALTEMITSAKVRTIRSSSRMEQLFLQAVTAEVTRTGVEECNFLGVYSQLEALAAFSGVSVPNPGRAMAICARLTASRILICEGGSNDIYQKILLNISTDDVHFALQASKLL, encoded by the exons ATGCCGAGAAAATTGCAGCATAATAACAACAAATTTACTTCACCAATTACTTGGGTTGGCAAGCAATACCATCCAGATATAAATAGTGTTAAGCTTCAGTTTTCGGCGTTCTACTC GAAATGTATCTTTGGTGCGCTTACACTGGAGGTGGGAAACTACGTGCTCGTGTCCGACATGGATGCGGCTGAACCCGACTCGGTGGATGGTTGCGATGTGGCCCGTATTGTACACATGTACGAGGTGTTAAACACTGACTGCACCAATATGGATCCGTGCCGTGCAATCGTCGAGTGGTATTCTAG ACCATCAGCCCTGCCGGGTAAAATCAATAACGACGAGAACTACGCTTTCGACCCACGTGAAGTTATTGCCGATGCGCGCTTCAGTCCGGATATTTCGATCGAAACAATTTTCAGCCTGTGCTGTGTCGTGCATGTGTCGCCGCAAGTAAATGTAAAGGAACTACAGCTGCTGAAACCTTCCCCAAACTGTCCAACATTTTTTGCTCGCTACAAGTTGGTGAAATCAACCGGCAGAAGGTGGAACCTTGACCCATTGATCCAGAAGCCCGGGGCGGCAGTTAGCCCACGGAAAAGAAGATCCATGTACGATAGATCAAACGTGGCTACGACGGAAGCTCCCAAAACACCGAAGCTTAAGCTTACGCGTACCAAGTCGATGGAGAACATGGCAATACTGACTCCACAACAGAAGTCCAAACTGCTGGAGGATCGCTGGGCAGTAAAGATCGTGGATGTGAAGCGTAACATCGACGATGTGGCGGACATATTGAGTGAGATAGATATTAGCGATAACGAAGTTAAAAAGACACCCTCGCGCCAAGCGAAGGGTCGCCGTAGTAGTATGCACCTAAGGCTCAATGCCAACCTCAATACGTACGCATCCAACAGCGGCACGGAAGACGAATGTCTCAACTACTCGATCGTGCGAGATGATGTAGCGAACGAGCAGCATATAAAGATAAAGCTGCGCCTTTCGGAGAACCAGAAAAATCCCGAAACACCCAGATCGTTGCGCAAGAGGcttccgtcgtcgtcgtcctccgTGTCACATGAACATGTCTCACCGCCCAAGTGCCGTAAATCGTTACTTCCATCGGATACGGAGCATGCGAGCACTCCGACCGGACGCTCGCACCGGAAAAGCATCCTGAAAACACCGAACACCACCGGATTGCAGCACGCTGGCACGCCAAAACGAAACATTCAACTGTCGAACATAGTTGAGGAGTGTGCGAACGGACGTCGAGTATCGCGTGTGCTAAAGCTGTCGCCCAAGAAACCGGattcggaatcggaaccgaTGGACGAACCTAAAACGCCTAAACGCAGCAGCCGAGCCTCACTCGCTGCGAGTAGCGCTACGAAATCGACACCAAAAAGCGCGAGCAAGATGAAGCTCATCCGCGATGGCACTATTAAACCAGCCATCCATTCGCGGGATGCTCCATTGGATAATCAAATGAACGAACTGGCGATTGCCCGCGAGCGTCTGCACGTATCGGCCACCCCGGCTAGCCTGCCGTGCCGCGAGAAGGAGTACGAAGAGATATACAACTTTTTGGAGGGTAAAATTTTCGACGGCTGCGGTGGATGCATGTACATATCTGGCGTTCCCGGTACGGGTAAAACGGCCACCACGACGGCCGTAATACGAGCGCTTCAGCATCTGTCGGCGGACGAGCATATACCCAGGTTCGAGTTTATCGACATCAACGGCATGAGGCTGACCGAACCACGCCAGGCGTACGTACACATCCACCGGCAGCTGACCGGGAAGACGCTGGCCTGGGAGCAGGCGTACAATTTGCTAAACAAGCGATTCACCACCAAAGCACCGAGACGCACGACcacggtgctgctggtggacgAGCTGGACATTCTGTGCAACAAGCGGCAGGACGTGGTGTACAACCTGCTGAACTGGCCCACCATGCCGACGGCCCAGCTGATCGTGGTCACGATCGCCAACACGATGGATCTGCCGGAGCGTTTGCTGAAGGGAAAAATTTCGTCCCGCCTCGGGCTAACCCGGCTCACGTTTCAACCTTACAATTTCCGCCAGCTGCAGGAGATTGTGATGGCTCGCTTGGTAGGAATGAGCTCGTTCAATAGCGATGCCGTGCAGCTGGTGGCGCGTAAGGTGGCGGCCGTTTCAGGCGATGCCCGCCGAGCGCTGGACATATGCCGGCGTGCCACCGAACTGGCCGACGATCAAGCGCGAAAGACAGACCAAGCCGTTACAGTATCCATGACGCACGTGACGCAAGCACTGACGGAAATGATCACCAGTGCCAAGGTGCGAACGATTCGCAGCTCGTCGCGCATGGAACAGCTGTTCCTGCAGGCCGTTACAGCGGAAGTCACTCGTACCGGGGTCGAGGAATGCAACTTCCTGGGCGTATATTCACAGCTCGAAGCGCTGGCCGCGTTTTCCGGCGTTAGCGTACCCAACCCCGGCAGGGCGATGGCGATCTGTGCCCGGCTAACGGCGTCCCGCATACTGATTTGCGAGGGCGGCAGTAACGATATTTATCAGAAAATTCTTCTAAACATCAGCACGGACGATGTGCATTTTGCACTGCAAGCGAGCAAACTGCTCTag
- the LOC118511849 gene encoding DNA replication licensing factor MCM4, translating into MSSPARSSRSRRGADSSQENSQRTPMKQGTSNSETETPMRMGSSMPQNGASVAIESSDHVTVPTSPAVDGPVMQATSPYSRAAGMSQIDISSPLNYGTPSSMGSIRTPRSGVRGTPMRQRPDLRVDKLPRQVNVGSSDPHLDPIHEECQASAVDLPSSGPRLVVWGTNVVVTECMSKFKQFIMRYIDPNAAQDELIEGINLNEPLYMQKLLEIHTLEDPYLNFNCAHLKTFDEALYRQLICYPQDVIPALDMAVNEMFFERFPAAILEHQIQVRPFNADKTRNMRALNPEDIDQIITISGMVIRTSNIVPEMRCAFFKCSICSFSVVVELERGRIAEPTLCSHCNTNHCFQLIHNRSQFADRQLIKLQESPDDMAAGQTPHNVLLMAHEDLVDKVQPGDRVTVTGIYKAMPIQENPRQSSMKSVYRTHIDVLHFRKVDDKRLYEEEEGKDHMFPPERIELLKKISEKPDVYDRLVRCIAPSIYENTDIKKGILLQMFGGSKKKQATSGRQNFRAEIHILMCGDPGTSKSQLLQYVYNLVPRTQYTSGRGSSAVGLTAYVTKDTETRQLVLQTGALVLADNGVCCIDEFDKMNDSTRSVLHEVMEQQTLSIAKVGIICQLNARTSILAAANPSESQWNKNKTIIDNVQLPHTLMSRFDLIFLILDPQDEVFDRRLAAHLVSMYYASREEDEDTLVDMSVLRDYIAYAKEHINPVLSEEAQQRLIQVYVDMRKVGAGRGQISAYPRQLESLIRLSEAHAKVRLSQTVDVQDVEEAWRLHREALKQSATDPLSGKIDVGILTTGLSSEARKKRAEVVTAIKANLKAKGKISTIPYQKLFGEIRDGSQVLITKEMFEDALKELQDEGVIVIVGNNTIRVC; encoded by the exons ATGTCGAGCCCAGCTAGATCGAGTCGAAGCCGCCGGGGTGCCGATAGTTCGCAGGAAAATTCCCAAAGAACTCCGATGAAGCAGG GCACTTCCAACAGTGAAACTGAAACTCCAATGCGCATGGGAAGCAGCATGCCCCAGAATGGCGCGAGTGTGGCGATCGAAAGCTCTGACCATGTAACGGTGCCTACCTCACCGGCAGTGGATGGTCCCGTCATGCAAGCGACCAGCCCCTACAGTCGAGCTGCCGGTATGAGCCAAATTGATATTAGCTCACCGTTGAACTATGGAACGCCCAGCTCGATGGGCTCGATACGTACACCACGGTCCGGTGTTCGTGGTACGCCGATGCGCCAGCGGCCGGATCTGCGGGTGGATAAATTGCCGCGTCAGGTTAACGTTGGCAGTTCGGACCCCCATCTCGATCCGATTCATGAGGAATGCCAAGCGTCTGCCGTGGATTTACCCAGCTCCGGACCCCGACTAGTAGTGTGGGGCACTAATGTTGTCGTGACGGAATGCATGAGCAAGTTTAAGCAATTCATTATGCGCTACATTGATCCGAACGCGGCACAAGATGAGTTGATCGAAGGCATCAATCTGAACGAGCCGCTGTACATGCAGAAGCTGTTGGAGATTCATACACTGGAGGATccttatttgaattttaactGTGCCCATTTGAAAACATTTGACGAGGCATTGTACCGCCAGTTGATCTGCTATCCTCAAGAT GTTATTCCAGCCTTGGATATGGCAGTGAACGAGATGTTCTTCGAGCGCTTCCCGGCCGCCATTCTCGAGCATCAGATCCAGGTGCGCCCGTTCAATGCGGACAAAACGCGCAACATGCGCGCACTGAATCCGGAAGACATTGATCAGATCATTACGATCAGCGGTATGGTGATCCGCACGTCGAACATTGTGCCCGAAATGCGCTGCGCCTTCTTCAAGTGTTCGATCTGCAGTTTCTCCGTCGTGGTGGAGCTGGAACGTGGAAGGATTGCAGAACCAACGCTCTGTTCCCACTGCAACACCAACCACTGCTTCCAGCTCATCCACAATCGGTCCCAGTTTGCCGACCGCCAGTTAATCAAGCTGCAAGAATCACCCGACGATATGGCTGCCGGGCAAACGCCCCATAACGTGCTGCTGATGGCCCACGAAGATTTGGTCGATAAGGTGCAGCCGGGCGATCGTGTAACGGTGACGGGAATCTACAAAGCGATGCCGATACAGGAGAATCCTCGCCAGTCGAGCATGAAATCGGTGTACCGGACGCACATCGATGTGCTGCACTTCCGCAAGGTCGATGACAAGCGGCTGTACGAAGAGGAAGAGGGTAAAGACCACATGTTCCCCCCGGAACGGATTGAATTGCTGAAAAAGATTTCCGAAAAGCCGGACGTTTACGATCGGCTGGTGCGCTGCATTGCCCCGTCCATCTACGAAAACACGGACATCAAGAAAGGCATCCTGTTGCAGATGTTTGGTGggtcgaagaagaagcaggcCACCTCGGGAAGACAAAACTTCCGTGCCGAGATTCACATTCTCATGTGCGGTGATCCTGGTACGTCGAAATCGCAGCTGCTGCAGTACGTGTACAATCTGGTGCCGCGCACGCAGTACACTTCCGGCCGTGGCTCCTCGGCGGTCGGTTTAACGGCCTATGTGACGAAGGACACCGAGACACGGCAGCTGGTGCTGCAAAC CGGCGCTTTGGTGCTGGCAGACAATGGTGTCTGCTGTATCGACGAGTTCGACAAGATGAACGATTCGACCAGAAGCGTTTTGCACGAAGTGATGGAGCAGCAAACGCTGAGCATTGCAAAGGTGGGCATTATCTGTCAGCTGAATGCCCGTACATCGATTCTGGCCGCCGCAAATCCGTCCGAGTCGCAatggaacaaaaacaagacCATCATTGACAATGTGCAGCTGCCGCACACGCTCATGTCTCGGTTCGATCTGATTTTCCTGATCCTGGACCCACAGGACGAAGTGTTCGACCGTCGCCTGGCAGCCCATCTGGTGTCGATGTACTACGCCTCGCGCGAAGAAGACGAGGACACTTTAGTC GACATGAGCGTGCTGCGCGACTACATTGCTTACGCGAAGGAGCACATTAATCCCGTGCTATCGGAGGAGGCACAGCAGCGCCTTATTCAGGTGTACGTCGACATGCGGAAGGTCGGTGCTGGTAGGGGCCAAATTTCGGCCTACCCACGACAGCTGGAAAGTTTGATCCGTCTGTCCGAAGCGCACGCCAAGGTACGCCTGAGTCAGACGGTCGACGTGCAGGATGTCGAGGAAGCGTGGCGTTTGCATCGCGAAGCATTGAAACAATCGGCAACCGATCCGCTGTCGGGTAAGATTGACGTCGGTATCCTCACGACCGGTTTGTCGAGTGAAGCGCGTAAGAAGCGTGCCGAGGTGGTGACGGCCATCAAGGCGAACCTTAAAGCGAAGGGCAAAATCTCCACCATTCCGTATCAGAAACTGTTTGGCGAAATCAGGGACGGTTCGCAGGTG ctCATTACAAAGGAAATGTTTGAAGATGCGCTGAAGGAGCTGCAGGACGAAGGAGTGATCGTTATCGTCGGTAACAACACCATTCGAGTGTGCTAG